In Pseudemcibacter aquimaris, the sequence GCACGGATTTGTGCGCAACGTGCTTCGATGTCACCTTTTTCGCCAGCACCGTCAACAACCACTGTGTCTTCTTTCGTGATGTTAACGCCTTTAGCAGTACCAAGCATATCAAGTGTTACTGTCTCAAGCTTGATACCAAGATCTTCAGAAATAACCTGACCACCTGTTAGGATCGCGATGTCTTCAAGCATTGCTTTACGGCGATCACCGAAACCAGGCGCTTTAATCGCAGCAATCTTAAGACCGCCACGTAGCTTGTTCACAACAAGCGCAGCAAGTGCTTCACCTTCAACGTCTTCCGCGATGATAAGTAGCGGACGACCTGATTGTGCAGCAGCTTCAAGAAGTGGAAGCATTGATTGTAGGTTTGAAAGTTTAGCTTCGTGAAGAAGGATGTATGGGTTTTCAAGTTCCACAGACATCTTTTCAGCATTTGTGATGAAGTATGGTGAAAGGTAACCGCGATCGAACTGCATACCTTCAACAACGTCAAGCTCTGAATCCAGACCTTTAGCTTCTTCAACTGTGATAACGCCTTCTTTACCAACTTTTTCCATTGCGTTTGCAATCATGTCACCGATTTCAGTTTCACCGTTTGCTGAAATTGAGCCAACTTGCGCAACTTCTTCAGATGTTGAAATTGGGTTTGAACGCTCTTTAAGTGATGCGCTTACTTTTGAAACAGCAAGATCAATACCACGACGTAGGTCCATTGGGTTCATTCCTGCAGCAACAGATTTGAAACCTTCACGAACAAGTGCTTGACCAAGAACAGTTGCAGTAGTTGTACCGTCACCCGCAACGTCGTTTGTGCGTGATGCCACTTCACGAACCATTTGTGCGCCCATGTTTTCATAAACGTCTTTTAGTTCGATTTCTTTTGCAACAGATACACCGTCTTTCGTGATACGTGGTGCGCCGAATGATTTTTGTAGAAGTACGTTACGGCCTTTTGGACCAAGTGTTACTTTTACAGCGTTTGCAAGGATATCAACACCAGCAACGATACGTGCACGTGCGTCTGATCCGAATTTTACGTCTTTAGCAGCCATAATTATATATTCCTCTTAAAATTTCTTATTCAATAATGCCAAGAATGTCAGCTTCTTTCATGATCAACAGCTCTTCACCGTCAACCTTGATTTCTGTGCCTGACCATTTACCGAAAAGCACTTTGTCGCCCGCTTTAACGTCAAGCGCAGCAACAGAACCGTCATTGCCCTTTACGCCATTACCAACGGCAACAACTTCACCTTCACTTGGTTTTTCTTGTGCTGTATCAGGAATGATAATTCCACCAGCTGTTTTAATTTCATTTTCAACGCGACGTACAAGTACGCGATCGTGTAATGGACGAAATCCCATTTTGAAACCCTCTTTGATTTAGGTTGTTAAAGTTAATTACATTTACGCTTTTAGCACTCTTAGAACAGGAGTGCTAAAAGCCACACAGAACAGATAGTGGATAGGGTTTAATACTTCAAGGGCCAGATTTAAAAAAAATGCACTTTTTTTAAATTAAATCACCAGATAAAGCGCAATCGTACCCGCACCAACGGTTAACGCGTACGGAAGCTGGGTAATCACGTGGTCCATATGGTCACTGCCGGCACCAACGGACGCCAGTACCGATGTATCGGAAACCGGTGATGAATGATCACCAAAGATACCACCGCCAACCACGGCCGCGATTACTTTATAAACAATCGGGTCATGAGCAACACCACCGCTAAAGCCATATGCAATCGGCAGAACGAACGGGATCATTAATGCAAATGCGCCCCATGATGTTCCGGTTGAAAATGAAATCACCGCCGTTAAGAAAAACGTCGACGCCACGAGTAATGACGGCGTCATGAACCCATCGCTTAGCGCCATGATAAATTCCGCAGCGCCAAGCCCCTTGGTCACCGTATTAATACAATAGGCAAGCGCGGTAATGATAATCGCGGACATGACACTTTTCGCGCCCTTGATACCGATTTCGGTAAGGTCGCTGAAATCTTTTACATATTTTTTGAAATATAGCGAAAAGCCAAGATAAATCACCGCCATGATAAAGGCTTCAAGGATCATTAAGCTACCGAACATAAAGTAAGTGATAATCACCGTACCGAACACCATGAAAATTGGTAATCCAAAATCCCAGAACAAATAAGCCTTTTCAAATTTTTGATCGAATATATCATCGCCTTCATCACTGACCATTGGAATGGCGCCATCACGCAGTACTTTTCCTTCATCACGGGCACGCTTTTCCGCTTTTCTCATAAAGCCGTAATCAGGAATGATTTCCAAACAAATCAACATAGTAAAGAAAATCAACAGCATCGGGTAAATGTTATAAGGAATGGATGACGCAAATAATGTTATTGCCTCTTCCGCACCATTCACAGGGCC encodes:
- the groL gene encoding chaperonin GroEL (60 kDa chaperone family; promotes refolding of misfolded polypeptides especially under stressful conditions; forms two stacked rings of heptamers to form a barrel-shaped 14mer; ends can be capped by GroES; misfolded proteins enter the barrel where they are refolded when GroES binds); translated protein: MAAKDVKFGSDARARIVAGVDILANAVKVTLGPKGRNVLLQKSFGAPRITKDGVSVAKEIELKDVYENMGAQMVREVASRTNDVAGDGTTTATVLGQALVREGFKSVAAGMNPMDLRRGIDLAVSKVSASLKERSNPISTSEEVAQVGSISANGETEIGDMIANAMEKVGKEGVITVEEAKGLDSELDVVEGMQFDRGYLSPYFITNAEKMSVELENPYILLHEAKLSNLQSMLPLLEAAAQSGRPLLIIAEDVEGEALAALVVNKLRGGLKIAAIKAPGFGDRRKAMLEDIAILTGGQVISEDLGIKLETVTLDMLGTAKGVNITKEDTVVVDGAGEKGDIEARCAQIRAQVEATSSDYDKEKLQERLAKLSGGVAVIKVGGATEIEVKERKDRVDDALHATRAAVEEGIVPGGGSALLYSTRVLEGLEGENADQTVGVNIVRRALEAPVRQIAENAGKDGAVIAGKMIEQDDNSFGYDAQGEEYKNLVEAGIIDPTKVVRTALEDAASVAGLLITTEAMVADIPSDDAGPAMPDMGGMGGMGGMGGMGGF
- the groES gene encoding co-chaperone GroES — encoded protein: MGFRPLHDRVLVRRVENEIKTAGGIIIPDTAQEKPSEGEVVAVGNGVKGNDGSVAALDVKAGDKVLFGKWSGTEIKVDGEELLIMKEADILGIIE
- a CDS encoding Na+/H+ antiporter NhaC family protein — protein: MEATINFGVWALLPLLLALITAFWTRSAIFSLFAGCLVGVMMMGYNPDEFMMGLDPAGGFVNLVAASLDGEFIRICVIIIFIGILFELFKRAGVLVAFANKVSKTGTSPKKVKFTTWMMGFFIVDDYFSPLMTGPIMRPLTDKARISREKLAFILDSTTASVCVLVPFMSWGAYIGGLIAKEGGPVNGAEEAITLFASSIPYNIYPMLLIFFTMLICLEIIPDYGFMRKAEKRARDEGKVLRDGAIPMVSDEGDDIFDQKFEKAYLFWDFGLPIFMVFGTVIITYFMFGSLMILEAFIMAVIYLGFSLYFKKYVKDFSDLTEIGIKGAKSVMSAIIITALAYCINTVTKGLGAAEFIMALSDGFMTPSLLVASTFFLTAVISFSTGTSWGAFALMIPFVLPIAYGFSGGVAHDPIVYKVIAAVVGGGIFGDHSSPVSDTSVLASVGAGSDHMDHVITQLPYALTVGAGTIALYLVI